One Corynebacterium tuberculostearicum DNA window includes the following coding sequences:
- a CDS encoding C40 family peptidase, whose product MAGTIRDLVGIATQLVRRALPTALGFLSLDPSARAAAMAKLRALVSQHLGMATARVQRLMGDLSAAAQSLHPVAQRPVRSALADAPVHPTISQNPTALPEQSAVGAGADATANEAHSASPTPEPSAEGGSAAGQAAVAAAKSQVGQPYVWGGTGNGGFDCSGLTQWAYSQAGWTYPAPRINKRWASKSAQTTPACDLVVWDGHVAMYSGNGEIVEAGDPVQTNPLRTTNMACNSKLLAPHSLGRALSRTA is encoded by the coding sequence GTGGCGGGCACCATCCGGGACCTGGTGGGTATCGCCACACAGCTAGTGCGCCGGGCCCTGCCCACCGCGCTGGGCTTCCTCTCCTTGGACCCGTCCGCGCGCGCCGCGGCTATGGCCAAGCTGCGTGCGCTTGTCTCCCAGCACCTGGGCATGGCTACTGCTCGCGTGCAGCGCTTGATGGGTGATCTCAGCGCGGCCGCTCAGTCTTTGCATCCGGTAGCGCAGCGGCCGGTGCGCTCCGCGCTTGCCGACGCCCCCGTACACCCCACCATCTCCCAAAATCCCACTGCCCTTCCGGAACAATCCGCGGTAGGCGCTGGAGCCGATGCCACGGCGAATGAGGCTCACTCTGCCTCGCCCACACCAGAGCCCTCGGCCGAAGGAGGTTCGGCCGCCGGTCAGGCTGCCGTCGCCGCCGCGAAGAGCCAAGTGGGCCAGCCCTATGTATGGGGCGGTACCGGAAATGGCGGGTTTGATTGTTCGGGACTTACCCAATGGGCCTATTCGCAGGCCGGGTGGACTTACCCCGCACCGCGGATCAACAAGCGGTGGGCCAGCAAGTCAGCGCAGACCACTCCAGCCTGTGACCTGGTGGTATGGGATGGGCACGTGGCAATGTATTCCGGCAATGGCGAAATCGTGGAGGCCGGTGATCCGGTGCAAACCAACCCACTGCGCACCACGAATATGGCATGCAATTCAAAGCTTTTGGCGCCCCACAGCCTAGGCCGTGCGCTCTCGCGCACTGCTTAG